CTCAGATGGGTGCACCAGGAGCATGTACTGTATGGATAGCCAGGAGTGCTTCAGATCCTCCTGAGGGTTTAAAGCAAGTCCTGGGAGAGAGGAGGTGCATACGTGGTGTTATCCCTGTGTTTATAGAGGGGGAAACtgaaaagcaggcagcagagaaaaagcacacTAGGCAAATTGAGATTGGAAACAAAACGCTCCTGGGCTCAGATCGTATCTTCTGCCTTAGACAGCAGTAACAAATCCAGACCTGGCAGGGAGAGAACCccaaagaaatcagaaacaattttcctcctctgctgagAGGATTCCATATTCTGTGCAAGTGATGAATTACAGCCACATTCATTGCAGCTGCTTCCAGTAGGCTAGAGCAGGAGCATCAATTATCAACCTAAGAGGAAAGGACTAAATCAATAGTAGAACTCTGCTTACTTGCTGACTGGGTTTTTAATCCCCTGTCCATCCGAGCCAAGCCCCTCGCCTTCCTTCCAGCCCATTTTCATTAGCATTTGATAACCTATGTTTTCCACAGTCAGTTTGAACTCTTTGTACTCGGAATAATCTGGTTCACGTCCTTCCTGCAGGAAGACAAAAGGTAGAGCTGGTTGGTTTGTATGTGCACAGACAGACCTACGTTTGTGGGtcaaaggagggaaaaaatcaGCTTCAGCTACTGGAAGTCAGGACTGCTCTGGCAAACAGTTAATAACCAGCACAATCTCTTGGGACTCCATTTCTGcacaaacacagagaagaaaacaggtaAATGATAAAGCACTGCACAGTCACACAAGCCCTGTAACAACCTGCAAGGAGCAGGGAATGCTACTGTGAGATTAAGCTGAGACATATTCAGCTTCTGAATTTCAAGTTGCTCACTGAATCAAGTTTCAGATACGGCTTCTATATAAACCAGGATCTCCAGGGAACAGAGGAACCCATGCTGGTTGCAAGAAAACATTATCAAGGATGCCAGCATCAAGAAGTTCAACAGCTTAGGAAGAATCGACAGCTATGAAGTATTTTTTCATAAGCTTTTTGTGCGCTTTATGCTTTTACCTGCTGCAATTGTCTGGATAAAAACTTGAATTTTCCCTGTTTGGCATCAGCCACCACTTGTCTTAAATGGGAACTGCAGACAAACAGTGGGGAGCCTGAGAGGTCTGTCTCTAATTCCAGCTAACCCCCCAAATACCATCTGAACAGTTTGCTTTCTAGTTTACTACCACTGCAAAGAGCAAACACCTCCAGAAGGAGCATGGACTGCAGGGTGGTGAGGGCAGAAGTACTTCAAAGCTGCATGGTAGCAAACTGCTCTGACAAAGGGCTGAGATTCCACCCTCATTGCTGCAAATCTCTGCCTTTACCTTCAGagctttgaatgtctccatgaATTTCTCCAGCTCGTCCGGTGGAAGGAAGTCTCCAATGAAATGCTTCCCTCTGCCCATCTGGGTCAGCTGCTCAGCCCACTCTGCCCAAGatacagaagtgaaaacaacagTTATGCAGCATTCTTTGCCTTGGATTCTCAGAGGGTTTGTGAAGCATGACACCTCACAGGAACAAACTGCTATCACCTCCACCCAACAAGGAGGGAAACCACAGCACAGACCAGTGACAAGCAACCCTGTGACTGCCATGCTAAGAACACAACCTCTAACATCCCCCTCTGGAGGCCTCTGCACAACTGCAGGGCAAACAAGGTGCTTGCATGACAGCTCCCCACACACCTCGTGTCTTGTCCATCTCCATGCGTCGAAGCTGATGCTCCCACGTTCCCAGCTCACTGTCCACTTCTTCATCACTGTCGTAGCCATGCTGGTGCTGCTGAATTGCCTTTTCCCACATCATCTGCATTTCCTGCATGGCTTGCTTGTGCTTCATAATCATGTCATACATCTGCTGCATCTAGAAGAAGAGATGTGACAGTGCAATCAGtaacacaaaacaacacaggcagcacagccagaggGGCTGTGCAGCCCCCCACCCCAGCTGCCTCCCAGAATGTAGGTGATGACAACCACAGATCCCAaggggcagcacagctgcttgaTCTGATGCACTCATTTCTCAGATCAAACAGGAGCAAGATGTGCTGGCTCCTCCGAGAGATGCATCTTGATTCCAGCACTGAAGACTGCTGCCATCCCCCCAAATCAACCCCATACAGTCTGAACATCACCCTCATGTTCCAGCAAAAGCAAATCCTGCTCTCACTCCACCACAGCTTGCACGCATGCCCTCACCCCCCCCACTGCTAAAGCAATACATAACCAGCTGCAGATGAGACACCACAGACCTTATAGATTTGGGGTTTTACTTTGGTAGCACAGCAATTGGCTGGCTTAGTTCGTATTCCCCAAAGCCCTCTAAGATCGttctgctgactgcagcacCACATGACTCTCAGGCATTCAGCACAAATCCCAGAGATTTATGTGGAAAACTTTCTTTGCTATTTGTGACTTCCCCCCCCTCTGTTCTCCCACCTAACGCTGCCACGCTGCAGCAAGAGATGCAGGCACACAAATGAATAAGGAAAGCATTTCAGGGCATtacctcctgctgctccttcagctgtttcttctGGGCTTCGGAGAGCTCCGTCACACCCACCAAACCAACTGGTTTCCCTTTTTCATAGCCAAGGCCTTTGAGGTCTTGAACTGAAAGAAGCACATGTAAAAGACTCTCATAAATCAGAGCCAACTGTTGAGGCAGTGAAGCCGAATCTCCAGGACCCCTCGTGAAACTTCGGACCCATTTCATGACTGCTGCATTCAGACACTGAACTGCAGAGCAGCCACTCAAAGGCAGAGACAGGCAAGCCAACAGCATGCAGTGGCTCTGCCAGCCCAGAGCCCAGATCATGTTAGCAGAGTGGGAACCAACATCTCACACCCCCAGAGGTCACTCTGTGTGGCAATTTCCTATGGCACGCTTGAAAACATCACTGCTCCTTTAATCTTAATTCCCCTCATAAGGCTTCTTTATGAACCCAAGCCACTGCAAGGAGTGATAATTATTCCTACTGCATCCCACGAAGATCTGAGCCTGTCACCATATTGCCCAGCCTGTGCACTCAGTGTCTGCTGCTTGCTACGTAAACAGCAACTTCATTcacaatgaaaagcaaatgacCACGTTACAATGAAGACACGAGCATTGTGCTGCTTTGGAAGGTACCATTCCCCAAGGAATctgagctcctgcaggctgAAGAAGAGCATTGCTTGGGTTTCAAAGAGGAGACATTCTAAGCCTGACAGCCCCACCGATTCATcctccttttcctgctgcatccCACTTGGAAGCTCCTCCTCTGGACTGACTCTCACTGTTGCATCAGGTAAGCTCTGGAATTAGATCCTAAGATTATGTAGGCAGGGAAGGCACTGATTGAAACACAACTCTGAGTTCAAAGCATACACGAAAGGAGTGGGGATGTCTCCATGTCACTGCTGCACCATGAGAAAGAGCACTAGGAacactgctggggctgcagagagagATTTGCAGCAGAGACTGCCTTACAAACACGGTTTGCATCTCTCTAACAGAACCAAcagctccctcccctccctctaCAGCACCTCAGAATTGAGATCCCAGCgcttaaatatttaaaggatTAAAAGAAGCCTCCCAGCCACACTCCAGAGCAcgttgcattttcttttcaatgacTGCAAAACCCTCCATTCGAATGGACGTCCAGACTACAGTTAAATGGCGCTTCATTCATTATTCATCATCGATTAATTATGAAGCCCAATAATAATAGGATCATTGTTTGTGACACCAAACGTCTACACAGCATGCTAATCAGGCCCCAGGAGTTGGCTTCTGCCTTTCCCTTGTTCTCACCCAGGGCAACTGATCCGAGTCCTCTTATCTCCCTCCATTCccactttgcttttggccaagCGTGCCACGATTGGGAAGCAGCTTCTTCAACTCCAGCCTCCCAAGGAGAACATGAAACAGCACATCCATCCTGCCTCGCACAGCGAGAGCCTCTGCGCCAGCAATGGGAGTCAACGCTGCAGGAAGAGTTATGTAAAAGCACTGCAAGAGCTTTCCTGAGAGCAGGAAGCAATCGGCGGCGTTGCCCTGGGCCTGGCACTGGGATCAGCAATTCCAGCTCCCAAGAAATAAGagcaaatagaaaaatgaaCCTGTCTGCTATTGACAAAGAGCCCGATTTCTGTCTCGGAGAGCATTGAGATTTGGAGACTGTTTTAATGAACATGATATGCCATTCCATGTTCAACTGGCTATAAATAAGAATCTGGCTCCAAATGTGATGTGAGACTGAGGCAACTCCAGCACCAGCCCTCGCCAAGGATTCACCTCCTGTCTCAGGGCATGGGAAAGCTTTCTCTGAATGCACTGAGGAAGACTCTGCCCTTCACAGAGGTCAGCAGCTCTCTGGCTTCGTTCTGAATTGCATAAACACTCAGGCTAAGAGCCAGGCATGGCTCCAAAGGCCCCACGAGCTGGTGGCTTGCCAGCATATATAACCACCTTAAAGGAGAAAGGTAAGACCGTAGCATCTTCTTTCGCATCCCAGAAAGCATATGccactgctgcttcctgtgcTAAAGCTACATCTGGTTCGTCTGCCTGCTCTGTGGCACCTCGCAGGCTTCGTGCTGGGATGAAGCTGAAAGAGTCACTGCAGAAATTCAGCTCCGAGGGATATTACTGTAGTCCTGGCCTGAAGCATCTCAATACAGAAAAGTTGGTAGAAAAGCAAAGTTCCGCCCCAAAGTCTACATCTGAGGACAGAAAAACCCATTAGTGAGTGAGATCAGTCGACACATTTGCATCAAAACAGATAAGAAGATTTATAGGTGCCTTACACCAGGCTGGCATCAGGCAAACACAATGCAAAGGAGAAGCTGCTCTCAGCCTCACGTTCAGCAGGCTTGGGAAAAGGGCGTTTTTCCTTTGAATGGCATCAGCTTTGTCTACGGGGTTGATGGTGCAGTCTATCTGCAGCATTGGCAATAGACAACCTGAAGGTTCATCCCTTCCCCACAAGCCCAAAGAAGAGCTTGTTAGAACTGAACCGAAGGTCCTttaagaagagcagaagaaatccCAGCACAGAAGTGCCTGAACTTTTGCTTTACAGCCTGAAGATGGTACTCAATTAAAACGAATCAGACCCAAATCGACCCAGCATTAGGTCTCACAATATtctaacagcagcctgcagcatccCATTAGCCCTCAGAGTTCACTAACAGCAATACCTCTGTCCTGTTCAGCTTCTCAGATGTATTAAACCCTGCAGCACCGACGCAGTTAAGTGCTCTGACATCAATACAGTAAAGAGGAACCTCGTTTCTGTCCAGAAGAGCTACTTTTTCTCCACTCTGCAATACTGATTTATTACTACGAGCTGACAGAAAAAAGGATCACAACAGCCCTCCACCACATTCAGAACAACTGCTAAGGATAAAGGTCTGAGACGCAGATATGGAGGGAGCAGAGCACCTTGTGCAACCTGCCTCGCACAGAACCACTTGCGTTTGGAATTCTCTCCACCTGTCAGCTGGAAGATGTTAATTCTAGGAAGAGATCAGTCCATCTCAAGCAGTAAATCCAAAAAACCCTTCCCCCTGCAGAGCATTAACAGCGCATTAATGGTTGATTTGGTATGCCTAGCAAATTGTTTGCTGTCCTTTTCTTCTACTTGACATCAAGCCCTGTAGAAAGTGAGCATGAACACAGCTGGCATGTCCCACTCTAATTAAGGGGAGGCTAAAGAGCCAGGGGAGATTTCAGCAGGAAGCGTGCTGCAATGAGCACACGGATACTCTTGCAGGCCCCCATTGCAGCAGGAGGTATTAAGATGGAATCTGATGCTTGTTTTGATAGCGTCTGCCCAGCTATCAGAGCTTCATCTAAGCTTCATTACCGtctgcaaggaggaaaaaagaagatactCTAGAGACACAGAATAAGACTTTAGTATCTGATTTCTGGCTTACTACAAGCAGCAATTCAAGGTCAAATGAATGAGCAATCCAGACTGGTAACTCGTCCTGCACGTATGACATGCATAGACAAGAATTCTGTACTGGACAGCAATCAGAAAAGCAGACTGCATAGGAACTCCTCTTCCTCTCTATTTGAAGGGCTGGATGAGGAGATTGAGTCCTTCCTTCCTGATCTCTGCAGAATCAATGTATAACAACACATACTGCCAGCCCAACATCTCACCCAGGCCTAACAATCAAAGCTATTAATGGCTGAGCAATCACATCTCCTATAACCCAGCCTAAGCAGAAGACCCGCTGATTTGATGGAGCAACGGATTCTACAGGCTGATGATGTGCTGAGAATCTCACCCTGCAGCTCAGGAAGTCAAACCTTATCCCGTTCCATCCATTTTGCTATTGCTCTGGGGGAAAGCTCCTGTTTAGACAGGTGCTTGTTACTCTTCCCATGACTCAAGCCTCACACCATTAATATTCTCTGTTTGCCAACACTGCCTTCCTATCCTGCACCTTCACTTGCTCCTTTTGCCATCCCTTCCCCACAACACGTTAACCGAACAAAGGATTCAAAAGGCATCACCTTAAACACCTGCACCTACCTGTTGTCCTTGAGTGACTCAGTTTCTGTCTGCATCTTTAAGTGCCTTCCTAATCACCTACCTGCACATGCACGGATGGGCCACAGGAGTTCAACctctgtgagctcactgcaagTGTCTGGGCTGGAAGAACTACCTCCCAGCACTCCAACGTGGCTGCAACCCCTGGTGAACTTGGCAGGTGAAGCAACAGAGGCATCAGCCTCAGCACTGGATGAGGGCTGTGACTCCTACTTGtaatcaaatgaaatgaaatgggtATAAATTGGAACTGGGAGTTATACTTGTGCCCACCGGCACCTGGGGAACAGCTATTCCTATTTAGCCTTCTGATCAGCTAGAGTGAGATGGAAGTGCTGCCCAGGGGTTTTATCCTACCGTGGGGAATAAGCGCAGTTCAGCtttgatatttgttttctgaagactcTTCCTGAAGTGAAATAGCCCTAAATAGCGTGGAGGCTGAGGCTCTAATGAGCTATAGCACAGCAGGGTTTTAGAGATAGCTGAAGAACGATAAGATCCAATCCCTGGTGTCAGCGAGATAAAGTGGTTTATCTGGGTTTCCACACAGGGAGAGCTAGCTGCTGGACCCAGCTGAAAGACACGGGGCTGGCCACCAAGGAGATTACAACAAGAGATAAAGACTTGCTGGGCTTTCTGTTTACGCAGCCAGCTGAGCTAAGGCAGAAAGCACTCCCGAGGAACAAACAGTTATGCAACCCAAACGACAGAGCCACTAACCTGACAGAGGGGAGGGAGAATCCAACTGCTGAACGAGCTGCGGGAGGGGCAGTTCAACCTTGTCTTCCTCTGGCCCCCACCTGCTCTTCCGCTTCTTTTTAGTagtgcctgctgcagctgcagttgTTGTTGCAGCAGTAGTTGTAGCCGTTTGATTCGGTGGGGTTGAAGAGGATGATGGTGAAGGTGAGGGCAATGGTGGGGGTACAGGTAAAGGCAGGGGCAACGGTGTGGGGACGGGTAAGGGCACAGGCAAGGGTGAGGGAACGGGCAAGGGCACAGGTGAGGGCACAGGGATGGGTAAAGGTAAAGGCAAAGGTGTGGGTGCAGGTAATGGCAGAGACGATAAGCACAGGGGTGATGGAGATGCCTCGGGACTGGTCTTCCTTTTCAGACTGGGTTCTGCAGGCACAGGAGCACTTGCAGCACTGGTTTTGGCCTTACGGAACTCCTCCAGTTTCTGTCGGTAATACTTGTAGCCTTTGCTGTTTGGCTCATATAAAAacctatggggaaaaaataaataagtctgTACCAGCCGTCATACCCGGGGGATGGATACAGCAGTTTGCAcagcttttccctttcataCAGTGCTCTCACACAAGGAACCTCGCCACTCAtcttgctgctctccagcaccaccctgtgtgtgtgtatgtgtaagGCAGGGTTCAAAGTGCTGCTTCAAGGTGAACTGCAAGTCTTTGGGACCAGGAAGCGTGCTTCCTTCCCATTCCTAGGGGAAACACAGCTATTGAGTGTCACATAAGCACACCGTGCTAAAAGGATCACACCACGTTGTGGGAATACAAAGACTTCCCCCAGAACACGCCTGGGAAAACTGCGAGGGCATCACAACGTGTTGGatttcagctcacagaagaaaacacattcaCAGCTTTACCAGTAAGGATGCCAAACCACTGCCTAAAGAAACTGCTTCCAGCCCTCTATGCTTCGAGCTTGAATAGATATTAACAGTCTGCTTAATTATACCACGATTCCTCCTTCTGTTCCTTCATACTCAACAAGAAAACTGCTTTAGTTGTTACTCCTTCCAGAAATAGGCATCTCTGACCTTTTGGGTAAAATAAAACTCCTTAGTCTCTGTAGGAAGAACACAAACAATCCTCAGTCTAGCAGCTATGCAAAAAAAAGATTAATCAATACACTTTGTTTATTATAAACACTCTCTTTTTGGGCTCCCTCCAATTTAAATACTTCGTGCAGAAACTTTGCCTATTTCTAATGCCTCTGCAATCTTCCTGCTTCAGGGCGGGAGGGTTTAAAACCTGATCTAACGCCTCCCTGTGATAGTGCCTGCTCCTAAAAGATGATGTAGGAGACAACAGGCCTTCCCCATCTATTGCTGCACAACAGCCATGGGCAAACACGAGCAGATCTCTTGACACtcttaaaatacactgaattaAATCTCATGTTCTTCCATTTGAATGATAAGGGTTGGGGATTGCTGCAGGAGTGAGCATAGGGCAGGATGGGACACCCATCTGATGGGATCCCAATAGAGGAGGTAAGGTTCAACTGGGACCACGGTGGTGTTTTCAAGTAAAtaacagagcagctcagctaTCAGCACATCTGTCGGATGCAATTCACAACACAAGGAGACGACCCCAAGAGGGCCAAGGaagcaacaaataaaaagccaaaatatcagcagcaaaacaaggtcctgctgaacacagcactgctcccagaGAACACACCACATTGTTCGTGAGAGCAGGAACACGAACCACATATGACACTAAAGGGAGatattaagcagctgtcagtaaGCACCAAAGAGAACAATTCACATCCGATGCACTGAAAATGATATTCCAAAGGGGGATCTAATGGTGGTGGATTGCTACCTGAACGTTAAAGATGCTGCGTAAAGAGCAAGCCAGGAAATTAATTGGACAGCAACAGTATGAAGGGTGGATGGGGGCCCACAATAGGACTCAGTTATAGGGAAGAGCTTAAAGGTCAGGATTATACCACTGGATTGCAACAGAAAGCAGGTGGGAGGGGTGGAAGTCATCAATTCATTTTGGAGATAGCAAATCGATTCCTCTCTCTCTATGCCTTGAATTGTAAAGCTTCAGAACGTGAAGGAATCAGCGCTATATAGCTTATGACTTCAGATTGACGTCCACCATTATCCCCTTATAAAGAAAAGGCCCCACCTGACCCCCCAGCAGCAAGCTTCTCCCTTTACCTGAAAGCATGGTTCTCACGGTTGTTCTGCAAGGCAATAGCTTCCACCTCAGGACCCCCGTCTGCTATGAACCGGGCGAGTTTCTCAGCAAAGTTCTTTGTCTCTTCATCCTCTGGGGGTGAAACTTTAAGCAGGCTGTCAGTACTGGGCCCAACTCACACAAGCAACAGTCAAAGCCTATCTGTTCTAAGAACCCCAAGAGCAGAATAAGGGCAAAAGGTCGAGTTTAATTTTTAGGAACATTACAGGCAAACAGAGTTTACATCACAGAAACACGACATTGCATTACAGTTGTAACAACAGTTTCGTAAGCAGAGGAGCACTCATTCACACACCACCAtcctctgtgccagcagctaGATGAGAGCAGATTAAGGGACAAGCCAGCTTTTGTGTTCAAAGGGGGGCACTCGTTTCTCTGTACAGCAGAGGAAGTCCTTCTTCCTCGTGTCAGGCATAATATCACCTCTCAGTACTCACAATTAACTCTCATTAAAGGTTTTGCCACTGAAGTCCAGAGGTGTCaatgggaggaaaaagcagCCAAGTAGGAACACACAATCCCACGTGTATGCAGTGTCACTGCACACCTGATGGCCACTTTGAGGGTTGTAGGACAGTGGAAATTCACCATGGAACAGTCCCAGCCCTCAGATGGAAGAGGCAACTACTGCAGCCTCAGTCCAAAGGCACAGAGGTCTCAGATCTTTAGTATTAGAAGCATATCTGATGTTCATAAGGAACCAGGCAAACAGGTTACTTAGCCATGACAGCCTTATATGAATTTACTACCTGCATAGTACCAGTGCCAGCATTCCAGTGTGCTGGCACAGGACCAGGAGGCAGAAGACATGATTATAAGCCATGGGTAAGTCATAACCTTTCCTTGCTTCAATACTGCACACCTGTAAAGTATGGATAATACCGTTTATAGCTTCCAGGCTGCAGTATCAGCTGGTTGATATTGGTAATGAGCTTCTTCAGCCCACATTCTGTTGAGCCACCATTTGTCTGGGCTGTTAACTCATCAGCATGACAGCTAAATTGCATTAATACTCCTTCCCACAGAAAGGGAATCTGACAGCAGGCCTGAaacagaggctggaagggaagCGATGAATGCCCAGCCTGCAGACCACATCTCATCCATATCAATTTTGGTCTCCTAATGCAGTTAACCTTGTTCCACTGCCCACAGCATCTGTCTGTTGGCAGATCACCCacttctgctgctctcccacCTGAAATCAGTCCCTTATTTGCAAAGGTTTATGTCCCAAGCAGGAAATAAAGGCTTCAGGTagggaaacagcagcagaaacgAAGATTACATTCAAATAAACCTTTCTCATTGATAACAAATCCAATAAGAACATGTGAGAATAAGCACTTTTTCCTCAATGCATTTTCAGGTCAGGTCATGGTCTTAATTACCTTTCTGAGAAGAGGATGCTTGAGAACTTTGATTCTCTTTCCTTATCTCTGCCACTTTCTTTCTGTAGTAAAGGAATTCTCTGCTGTTCTTATCATGTAAAAACCTAAAGTGGAgatgaaggggggaaaaaaaaaaatggcaaaaaatatGCATCAGCAACagctataaaaaataaaaccaacaccAATCCCCTAGAGATGTAAACAGCCTGAACTACAAAGAACAAGACAGATCAATTACTCAGAACGCACTTAAACCGTGGGTTACGATGCCTTTAGCATGtttaaacacacacagctctaATCCAAGGACCTGCACCCAAACGTTCTGTCTTACTTCACAAAGATAAGTaaataacagtccatccttctCACATACAGGGGAATCCTCTGTCAGCCACGCAGCACAGCAATGGCAGAGAAGACAGACTCAGCCCTAAGGTGCAACACagcactatatatatatatatatctacactATACCCCTAATTGAtctgtgtgcacagcagcacagtatcactttctgcctctgttttccccaaacaaaaacactgacaTGTAACAAAGCTCAAATCCACCCAACAACAATTAAACCAaaccccctcctcccccatGAGAACTACACATACAAGGCTGATATTCTCCCTCCTACAACAACACAGCGCCCTGCTTTGGTAGATGAGTTTGACTTACGAAAAAGCTGGGTTATCCTTGTAGTCTTCCATAGCGACCTTCTCTAACTCTGGTCCCCCTTCAGCCACGAACCTAGCCAGCTTTTCCACCACTTGGCGGGTCTCCGCATCCTCTGGGGGTAAAACTTTAAGCAGGCTGTCAGTACTGGGGTTCAACTCACACACCAAACAGGTAACAGGCACATTACTTCTAAGAACCACGGCGACAGACAAAAGTAGAATGGGAAcgggaaaaaaaaggatgaaatggGGGATCCGGTCTTACACAGCTGTACAAATCACAACCCTTATGTCACAGTCagcccccttccctcccctgctAGGAAGTTAATATTCTGAGTGCTAAGGAAGGCCTAAAAGTGCAATCTGAACTGTTTAGAGTACAACCTCAATTGGAATGTGATTTGGTCCTGATGACTCCACTCCACATAAAACACATGGTGGGGAGGAATAGGATAACCACATTAGCAACTAAATGTTATAAATCCCAGCTCACAAAGCACTGTTCTGTACCAAGACAGCAGAGACCTCTTGTGCAGCTGGAGCATGTAGCTCTTCCCACTGCCATATACCCATGTTCCAGCCCTCACTTGGAGGGAATCCTATCAGGGATATGGGGAAGGCAAAGCCTCCAGAAAGCTGTATTTCCTTCTGTGCCAAACAAGGAACCGATTAACAGTGGCTGGAGGGCTGACACAGGACATAATTCAATGGAAACTAAACACACATTTGTCTAAACAACGATATTTTGGGTATGGTGCTGAACTCAGAGCACTGTGTCCAGGAGCAGAGGTGTGTTCACTCTGATCTAGACTAGTTTTGAACCCACATCTTTGGCATTAAGGGTCCATTGTCCTGTCTTCACCCTTTGCAGCCAGCAGCTACTTCTCACATTCCTGCAGTACATTTCATGCTTGTGTTCAGACCTGCCAGGATTAGGTTCTAATAAATCCCACAGCAACAGCTAGGCATGTTTCTGTAAACATAATGAAACGAATTGTGACACAAATCTTTAGTGTGACTTACTGGGCAACACCAATCTAATTTTATACTTGATTAGTACGTCTGTGTGAAATTCACATTATTAACCAAATCTGCCCTCTGACTCCTTAGCCTATTGCTGATTTAAGTGCTGCAATTTTCTCCTTTGGTTTCATACCCTTTTCAAGCAGTTAAGGTGTGTTTTTCTATTGAGGCTTGAGAGGCAGGAACTTGGAATTTACCTGATTGCACTTCTGTGACTTATAagtaattttattcatttatacaCGCAGTTTTTCCCCCCACTCCTCAATTGCTTGTTATGCTACCTCAGAGAAAACAACCTTTCTAGATGTTACACAGATCCAGACTAACTATGGTGAATGACCACCTCCCTCACTGAGTGGGAGGGTGCTCAACCCTCAGCTTTTCTCCACAGAAATCTGCACACAAAAGCTTCACTAACAACCcacagcacaagggaaaagccCAATCAACCTTCTAGCACTCAACTCCTACCCGCTAACAAGCAAACCTGACCCACCAAATAAACAACGTAGCAGCACAAAGCGTCATTTACCTTTGATTTCCAACCACTGCTCATAatcttcctcctcatcttcaTCTGGCGACTGAAACACACTGAGGCGGTTAACGACTGGGGTCTGTTTGGAATGGGAGTAGTTCTTCGCTTGCTGCAGCATGCTGCTCAGGACCTGACCAGGGCGCTTCCCAAACAGCATAGGTTTCTTCCCAACATTTGATGCAGAAGGGTTTGCCGAGTGATTAGTAGAACTTGGGGGAGGTGCTTAGAAAAGAatgaagggggagggggaaataaTTCCTGTGCATTCTTATTGTTTCAATAAGGTTATAAACAACAAACTCAGGCAGTAAAACATCTGCAATAGGCCGGCATTTTCAAAGTACATTAAAGACATTGTCTGGCAAAAAGCTTCATAACTAAGTGAAAATGATGGTGA
The genomic region above belongs to Excalfactoria chinensis isolate bCotChi1 chromosome 26, bCotChi1.hap2, whole genome shotgun sequence and contains:
- the SUGP1 gene encoding SURP and G-patch domain-containing protein 1 isoform X3, whose protein sequence is MDHHHQHQHRDAPGKASRWFGVSQSKSAKTTANILQQEELIAQKKKEIEARLEQQARQSALSLQQLPLLGEDDGAENEASVSNKFVNDGSFLQQFLKLQKEKSSTAPPPSSTNHSANPSASNVGKKPMLFGKRPGQVLSSMLQQAKNYSHSKQTPVVNRLSVFQSPDEDEEEDYEQWLEIKVLPPEDAETRQVVEKLARFVAEGGPELEKVAMEDYKDNPAFSFLHDKNSREFLYYRKKVAEIRKENQSSQASSSQKEDEETKNFAEKLARFIADGGPEVEAIALQNNRENHAFRFLYEPNSKGYKYYRQKLEEFRKAKTSAASAPVPAEPSLKRKTSPEASPSPLCLSSLPLPAPTPLPLPLPIPVPSPVPLPVPSPLPVPLPVPTPLPLPLPVPPPLPSPSPSSSSTPPNQTATTTAATTTAAAAGTTKKKRKSRWGPEEDKVELPLPQLVQQLDSPSPLSVQDLKGLGYEKGKPVGLVGVTELSEAQKKQLKEQQEMQQMYDMIMKHKQAMQEMQMMWEKAIQQHQHGYDSDEEVDSELGTWEHQLRRMEMDKTREWAEQLTQMGRGKHFIGDFLPPDELEKFMETFKALKEGREPDYSEYKEFKLTVENIGYQMLMKMGWKEGEGLGSDGQGIKNPVSKGTTAVDGAGFGIDRPAELTKEDDEYEAFRKRMMLAYRFRPNPLNNPRRPYY
- the SUGP1 gene encoding SURP and G-patch domain-containing protein 1 isoform X1, with product MDHHHQHQHRDAPGKASRWFGVSQSKSAKTTANILQQEELIAQKKKEIEARLEQQARQSALSLQQLPLLGEDDGAENEASVSNKFVNDGSFLQQFLKLQKEKSSTAPPPSSTNHSANPSASNVGKKPMLFGKRPGQVLSSMLQQAKNYSHSKQTPVVNRLSVFQSPDEDEEEDYEQWLEIKVLPPEDAETRQVVEKLARFVAEGGPELEKVAMEDYKDNPAFSFLHDKNSREFLYYRKKVAEIRKENQSSQASSSQKVSPPEDEETKNFAEKLARFIADGGPEVEAIALQNNRENHAFRFLYEPNSKGYKYYRQKLEEFRKAKTSAASAPVPAEPSLKRKTSPEASPSPLCLSSLPLPAPTPLPLPLPIPVPSPVPLPVPSPLPVPLPVPTPLPLPLPVPPPLPSPSPSSSSTPPNQTATTTAATTTAAAAGTTKKKRKSRWGPEEDKVELPLPQLVQQLDSPSPLSVQDLKGLGYEKGKPVGLVGVTELSEAQKKQLKEQQEMQQMYDMIMKHKQAMQEMQMMWEKAIQQHQHGYDSDEEVDSELGTWEHQLRRMEMDKTREWAEQLTQMGRGKHFIGDFLPPDELEKFMETFKALKEGREPDYSEYKEFKLTVENIGYQMLMKMGWKEGEGLGSDGQGIKNPVSKGTTAVDGAGFGIDRPAELTKEDDEYEAFRKRMMLAYRFRPNPLNNPRRPYY
- the SUGP1 gene encoding SURP and G-patch domain-containing protein 1 isoform X2, which produces MDHHHQHQHRDAPGKASRWFGVSQSKSAKTTANILQQEELIAQKKKEIEARLEQQARQSALSLQQLPLLGEDDGAENEASVSNKFVNDGSFLQQFLKLQKEKSSTAPPPSSTNHSANPSASNVGKKPMLFGKRPGQVLSSMLQQAKNYSHSKQTPVVNRLSVFQSPDEDEEEDYEQWLEIKEDAETRQVVEKLARFVAEGGPELEKVAMEDYKDNPAFSFLHDKNSREFLYYRKKVAEIRKENQSSQASSSQKVSPPEDEETKNFAEKLARFIADGGPEVEAIALQNNRENHAFRFLYEPNSKGYKYYRQKLEEFRKAKTSAASAPVPAEPSLKRKTSPEASPSPLCLSSLPLPAPTPLPLPLPIPVPSPVPLPVPSPLPVPLPVPTPLPLPLPVPPPLPSPSPSSSSTPPNQTATTTAATTTAAAAGTTKKKRKSRWGPEEDKVELPLPQLVQQLDSPSPLSVQDLKGLGYEKGKPVGLVGVTELSEAQKKQLKEQQEMQQMYDMIMKHKQAMQEMQMMWEKAIQQHQHGYDSDEEVDSELGTWEHQLRRMEMDKTREWAEQLTQMGRGKHFIGDFLPPDELEKFMETFKALKEGREPDYSEYKEFKLTVENIGYQMLMKMGWKEGEGLGSDGQGIKNPVSKGTTAVDGAGFGIDRPAELTKEDDEYEAFRKRMMLAYRFRPNPLNNPRRPYY